A single genomic interval of Macadamia integrifolia cultivar HAES 741 chromosome 6, SCU_Mint_v3, whole genome shotgun sequence harbors:
- the LOC122081555 gene encoding esterase OVCA2-like, with product MMIGLSRGVLVASATVDVRFKFSNKPTTIETRRSPNQREIDSSRLVVESKSLNRRRSSSFTGRRYRVLILEEMGSMGMQEQFEEQRKPRILCLHGFRTSGEIMKKQIHKWPKSVMEKMDLVFLDGPFPAEGKSDVEGIFDPPYYEWFQFDKDFVEYRNLNKCLAYIEECIIKNGPIDGLMGFSQGAILSAALPGLQGKGMALLKVPKIKFLIIIGGAKFKSASLAEKAYSSPIDCPSLHFLGETDFLKPYGIKLMESFVNPVTIHHPKGHTVPRLDEKSLELMLSFLKSIQNKLSTGEPSYKEEERAAF from the exons ATGATGATTGGACTATCACGCGGTGTTCTTGTAGCGTCGGCCACAGTTGACGTTagatttaaattttcaaataagcCCACAACCATTGAAACCAGAAGGAGCCCAAATCAAAGGGAAATAGATTCTTCTCGACTTGTCGTGGAGTCTAAAAGCCTTAATCGGAGAAGATCCTCCAGCTTTACTGGAAGAAGATATAGAGTTTTGATTTTGGAAGAGATGGGTTCGATGGGGATGCAAGAACAATTCGAAGAACAGAGGAAGCCGAGAATTCTATGTCTTCATGGCTTCAGAACGAGTGGTGAGATCATGAAGAAACAGATCCACAAGTGGCCGAAATCTGTTATGGAAAAAATGGATCTTGTCTTCCTCGATGGACCTTTCCCTGCGGAAGGGAAATCTGATGTCGAAGGCATATTCGATCCTCCGTATTACGAGTGGTTCCAATTCGACAAA GATTTCGTGGAGTACAGAAACCTCAACAAATGTCTTGCTTACATCGAAGAGTGTATAATCAAGAACGGACCTATCGATGGTCTTATGGGTTTCTCTCAG GGAGCAATTCTCTCCGCTGCTTTGCCAGGTCTGCAAGGGAAG GGGATGGCTTTGTTGAAGGTTCCTAAGATTAAGTTTCTGATAATAATTGGAGGAGCGAAGTTCAAGTCGGCTTCATTGGCGGAAAAGGCTTATTCCTCTCCCATTGACTGTCCCTCCCTCCACTTTCTCG GTGAGACGGACTTCTTGAAGCCATACGGTATTAAACTGATGGAGTCATTTGTCAACCCAGTAACAATTCATCACCCCAAAGGCCACACAGTGCCCAGGCTTG ATGAAAAAAGCTTGGAGTTGATGCTGAGCTTCCTAAAGAGTATTCAGAATAAGTTGTCTACCGGTGAACCTTCctacaaagaagaagagagggcaGCATTTTGA
- the LOC122081159 gene encoding oligoribonuclease, with protein sequence MMNRLLNAFSVLELDVEDDKAETSSDAVVKDGGSSTKADKGKNSDKCSGKVNVEKDNKEDKRSSTTASGEYKLPLVWIDLEMTGLNIEVDRILEIACIITDGSLTKSVEGPDLVIHQPKENLDNMGEWCQNHHASSGLTKKVLQSTVNEREAEKQVIEFVKKHVGTLTPLLAGNSVYVDFQFLKKYMPDLASLFSHVLVDVSSVKALCIRWFPRDNKRAPSKDNKHRAMDDIKESIRELKYYKDTIFKPSKSKK encoded by the exons ATGATGAATCGTCTTCTAAATGCTTTCTCTGTGCTCGAACtggatgttgaagatgataaaGCGGAGACGAGTTCTGATGCTGTTGTTAAAGATGGAGGAAGTTCAACTAAAGCAG ATAAGGGTAAAAACAGTGACAAATGCTCTGGAAAAGTGAATGTGGAGAAAGACAACAAAGAGGATAAGCGGAGTTCAACGACAGCTTCGGGAGAATACAAGTTACCACTTGTGTGGATTGACTTAGAAATGACTG GTTTGAATATTGAAGTGGACAGGATATTGGAGATTGCTTGCATTATTACTGATGGAAGTTTGACCAAATCAGTGGAG GGTCCCGATTTGGTTATTCATCAACCAAAGGAAAACCTTGATAATATGGGAGAGTGGTGTCAAAATCATCATGCATCTAGTG GTTTGACAAAGAAAGTGCTTCAAAGTACAGTCAATGAACGGGAAGCTGAAAAGCAG GTTATTGAATTTGTAAAGAAACATGTTGGCACATTAACACCTCTTCTAGCAGGAAATTCAGTTTAtgttgattttcaatttttaaag AAATATATGCCAGATTTGGCCAGTCTTTTCTCTCACGTACTTGTTGACGTTAGCAGTGTTAAGGCTCTATGCATCCGCTGGTTCCCTAGAG ATAACAAAAGAGCTCCTTCGAAGGATAACAAGCATAGAGCCATGGATGACATCAAAGAGAGCATCAGAGAGCTAAAATACTACAAGGATACCATATTCAAACCATCCAAGTCCAAGAAGTGA